One window of Candidatus Microthrix subdominans genomic DNA carries:
- a CDS encoding nucleoside triphosphate pyrophosphohydrolase — protein MDTDGKLVRDRIPEIIEAAGGQATTRLLDQAERLPALLAKLQEESDELRTAASPAEQREELADVLEVLKGIASELGQPWGDIETAAGKKRAERGGFEAGIWLHLPPEA, from the coding sequence ATGGACACCGACGGGAAGCTCGTACGCGACCGCATACCGGAGATCATCGAGGCGGCCGGCGGTCAGGCCACCACCCGCCTGCTCGACCAGGCCGAGCGTCTACCGGCGCTGCTGGCGAAGTTGCAGGAGGAGAGCGACGAGCTCCGCACGGCAGCCTCTCCTGCCGAACAGCGCGAAGAACTCGCCGACGTGCTCGAAGTGCTCAAGGGGATCGCCTCGGAGCTCGGCCAGCCTTGGGGCGACATCGAAACGGCGGCTGGGAAGAAGCGGGCAGAACGGGGCGGCTTCGAGGCCGGGATCTGGTTGCATCTCCCCCCAGAGGCCTGA
- a CDS encoding HNH endonuclease, protein MGRSLLELGAQDRELVTLDELAVPFSRHVCRHLRMVDRQGTSQRSKFLDACRAHNAGELGEDDLIETTRRLGFQNVIDAFHVLDGLEIDQRFFLDERSNRGGIRLTDQMHRLLEEAKQTSLTEETESRWQLVEAAWELNLPRHLLTVSYDPDLQSLRTVGRGRTAVTGIRGALNGYQKGVCFFCYSPISTDGSTGSQAQVDHVFAWSFGAEVGNAPVDGVWNLVLACARCNGWHEKSDRPPDERLHRRNEYLIASQHPLRPTLIAQTGGTANARAKTLERARIEATAGGVRTPWLAPEELPPLF, encoded by the coding sequence TTGGGGCGGTCGCTGCTGGAGCTGGGCGCCCAGGATCGGGAGTTGGTCACCCTCGACGAACTGGCCGTTCCGTTTTCCCGACACGTCTGTCGACACCTTCGGATGGTAGATCGGCAAGGCACATCGCAGCGCAGCAAGTTCCTTGACGCGTGCCGGGCCCACAACGCCGGCGAGCTCGGCGAAGACGATCTGATCGAGACCACCCGCCGGTTGGGGTTCCAGAACGTCATCGACGCCTTCCATGTGCTCGACGGCTTGGAAATCGATCAGCGGTTCTTCCTCGACGAGCGTTCGAACCGTGGCGGAATCCGACTCACCGATCAGATGCACCGGCTCCTTGAAGAGGCAAAGCAAACCTCGTTGACCGAGGAGACCGAGAGCCGCTGGCAACTGGTCGAAGCGGCCTGGGAACTGAACCTTCCACGCCACCTGCTGACGGTCAGCTACGACCCCGACCTGCAATCGCTCAGGACCGTCGGACGGGGTCGGACTGCTGTTACCGGGATCCGTGGCGCCCTCAACGGCTACCAGAAGGGCGTCTGCTTCTTCTGCTACTCCCCGATCTCAACCGATGGCTCGACGGGCAGCCAGGCCCAGGTTGACCATGTCTTCGCCTGGTCGTTCGGCGCCGAAGTTGGCAACGCCCCGGTCGACGGGGTGTGGAACCTGGTTTTGGCATGTGCCCGGTGCAACGGCTGGCACGAGAAGTCCGACCGTCCGCCCGACGAGCGACTCCACCGACGCAACGAGTACCTGATCGCCAGCCAACACCCGCTCCGCCCGACGCTCATCGCCCAGACGGGGGGCACGGCGAACGCACGAGCCAAGACGCTGGAGCGAGCCCGCATCGAGGCAACCGCCGGAGGAGTCAGAACTCCATGGTTGGCCCCTGAGGAACTGCCACCGCTGTTCTGA
- a CDS encoding DEAD/DEAH box helicase, with product MIVRDQDWQVIELERHSMGSRAIVRCIGRSELVRDQAASFFSDLDVIEPEDPTRTRFRLDTSPSGVETRLVLESVLHRTPVPVSNTDLTVGHLLLADDLPFQREPFRKATTQLQPRLLIADAVGLGKTIEVGMLLAELQRRGRANRVLAVVPRHILDQIQHELWCRCAFPLVRLDSEGIQRVRQRIPAGRNPFTYFNRVIVSIDTIKNPSRYRHHLERVRWDAVWIDEAHSATNRASLRSQVARVLAPNADALILTTATPHNGKSESFAELISLLDPTAVPDPKEVTAEDIEHLVIRRHKKSPDVEAVIGDRWAERAEPVPVAVIPSPDEEAVFAELSETWLNPEKSAPCEDRLFPYTLLKGALSSPAALSESIDNRLNKYGTAVPLDPSTPTDSPEVEALRRLRVKAQEAMDNAPAKLAKLVATLREIGVDKESNVRVVIFSERVRTLDWIAEAVRDELGMADKQVETFHNSKSDEEQQQIVEAFSMASAPIRVLVTSDIASEGVNLHKQCHHLIHFDLPWSLITLEQRNGRIDRYGQLHRPEIRYLIYNPADEETASDVRVVSKLVEKENTAHKALGDAASVMGLYSESAEQSAIIDALRKRTTDEREAALEEAVPTANTFDPWAFAGLDTPPEAESSAPPVATSPVPSLFNCPDDFLRVGATLVYGDLSQIGWETDGQVLSFEPPQDLLRRLDALPQSYLRQRNLAGRLRLTTDQRVATQSLDDAVNAKADSGDTGTAWPEVHYLGPQHPVLDWLADKLLYRVQRNEAIAIACAVDAPTVLVSGVWSNKLGEPIASVWLAATIEDEMVTFADMFPTLAAAGVAEGMVNPVWQGDMAVVEAQLGPIVTAVESNLAAHMEGPLEKVSERLEATRTRLERWQISARAVADEMKPGPHRDRRFSDIDRVTRQIEGLIADNTAAPSPLIRVIGALVPRN from the coding sequence GTGATCGTGCGTGACCAGGACTGGCAGGTCATCGAACTCGAACGACATTCGATGGGAAGTCGGGCGATCGTTCGTTGCATCGGCCGGAGCGAACTCGTCCGCGATCAGGCTGCATCGTTCTTCTCGGATCTCGATGTTATCGAGCCGGAGGATCCGACTCGAACCCGTTTTCGCCTAGATACCTCCCCAAGCGGGGTCGAGACCAGGCTGGTTCTTGAGAGCGTTCTCCACCGGACCCCAGTCCCCGTGTCGAATACGGATCTCACCGTCGGCCACCTGCTGCTCGCTGATGATCTGCCATTCCAACGTGAGCCGTTCCGCAAGGCGACGACGCAGCTGCAGCCCCGGCTCTTGATCGCCGATGCCGTCGGGCTGGGCAAGACGATCGAGGTTGGGATGCTCCTTGCTGAACTTCAACGACGCGGCCGAGCCAACCGGGTGCTGGCCGTCGTACCTCGGCACATCCTCGATCAGATCCAACACGAGCTGTGGTGCCGCTGTGCCTTTCCTCTCGTTCGACTCGACTCTGAAGGAATCCAGCGGGTCCGGCAGAGGATCCCGGCAGGTCGCAACCCGTTCACCTACTTCAACCGTGTCATCGTCTCGATCGACACAATCAAGAATCCCAGTCGATACCGGCACCATCTGGAGCGCGTCCGTTGGGATGCCGTGTGGATCGACGAAGCCCACAGCGCGACCAATAGGGCGAGCCTCCGCAGTCAGGTCGCTCGTGTCCTCGCACCTAATGCCGACGCGCTCATCCTCACGACCGCGACACCGCACAATGGAAAATCGGAGTCCTTCGCCGAGTTGATCTCGCTGCTCGATCCGACGGCTGTTCCGGACCCAAAGGAGGTCACGGCCGAGGACATCGAGCACCTGGTCATTCGTCGTCACAAGAAGTCACCCGACGTCGAAGCGGTCATTGGCGACCGGTGGGCCGAACGCGCCGAGCCCGTTCCGGTCGCCGTAATACCGAGCCCTGATGAGGAAGCGGTCTTTGCAGAACTGAGCGAGACCTGGCTGAACCCCGAGAAGTCCGCCCCCTGCGAGGATCGCCTCTTTCCTTACACCTTGCTGAAGGGAGCGCTCTCCTCACCAGCCGCGCTCTCCGAGTCGATCGATAACCGCCTCAACAAATACGGGACAGCGGTTCCGCTTGATCCGTCGACCCCGACTGACTCCCCAGAGGTCGAAGCGCTCCGCCGCCTCCGAGTCAAGGCCCAGGAGGCGATGGACAACGCACCAGCCAAGCTCGCGAAGCTTGTCGCCACGCTCCGCGAGATCGGGGTTGACAAGGAGTCGAACGTCCGAGTTGTGATTTTCTCCGAGCGTGTTCGCACCCTTGATTGGATCGCTGAAGCCGTTCGGGACGAACTCGGGATGGCTGACAAGCAGGTCGAGACGTTCCACAACTCTAAGAGCGACGAGGAGCAACAACAGATCGTTGAGGCGTTCTCGATGGCCTCGGCCCCGATCCGTGTCCTCGTGACGTCCGATATCGCGTCTGAGGGCGTGAACCTTCACAAGCAGTGCCATCACCTGATCCACTTTGACCTCCCTTGGTCGCTGATCACCCTCGAACAACGCAACGGCCGCATTGATCGCTATGGCCAACTCCACCGCCCGGAAATCCGCTACCTCATCTACAACCCTGCCGATGAGGAGACCGCCAGCGACGTTCGTGTCGTGTCGAAGCTCGTCGAGAAGGAGAACACCGCCCACAAAGCGTTGGGTGATGCAGCGTCTGTCATGGGGCTCTACAGCGAATCGGCTGAGCAGAGCGCGATTATCGATGCCCTGCGTAAGCGCACCACCGACGAGCGAGAAGCGGCGCTTGAGGAAGCCGTGCCGACAGCCAACACCTTTGATCCGTGGGCGTTCGCCGGCCTCGACACCCCGCCTGAAGCAGAGTCATCAGCGCCTCCGGTTGCCACGAGCCCGGTCCCTTCGCTCTTCAACTGCCCGGATGACTTCCTCAGGGTCGGAGCCACCCTGGTCTACGGCGACTTGAGCCAGATCGGCTGGGAGACCGACGGTCAGGTCCTGAGCTTCGAGCCGCCCCAGGATCTCTTGCGCCGACTCGATGCGCTCCCGCAGTCATACTTGCGTCAGCGCAACCTGGCCGGTCGACTGCGACTCACCACCGACCAGCGTGTGGCCACCCAATCGCTCGATGACGCCGTCAATGCCAAAGCCGATTCGGGAGACACCGGAACCGCCTGGCCCGAAGTCCACTACCTCGGTCCTCAGCATCCGGTACTCGACTGGCTTGCGGACAAACTCCTTTACCGGGTCCAACGCAACGAAGCCATCGCCATTGCATGTGCAGTCGACGCCCCCACCGTTCTCGTCTCCGGTGTCTGGTCCAACAAGCTCGGTGAGCCGATCGCCTCTGTATGGCTGGCCGCCACGATCGAGGACGAGATGGTCACATTTGCGGACATGTTCCCGACCCTTGCGGCCGCCGGTGTTGCTGAAGGCATGGTCAACCCTGTCTGGCAAGGCGACATGGCCGTGGTTGAGGCACAGCTCGGCCCGATCGTCACCGCCGTCGAAAGCAACCTTGCGGCGCATATGGAAGGGCCGTTGGAAAAGGTCAGCGAGCGGCTCGAGGCCACGAGAACGAGGCTCGAACGATGGCAGATCAGCGCACGGGCCGTTGCCGATGAGATGAAGCCCGGCCCGCATCGCGACCGTCGTTTCTCTGACATCGATCGGGTGACCCGTCAGATCGAAGGGTTGATTGCCGATAACACAGCCGCCCCATCACCGCTGATCCGCGTCATTGGCGCGCTTGTTCCGAGGAACTGA
- a CDS encoding restriction endonuclease subunit M, producing the protein MARLFRGTDMAPRTNKAASAEKSLPSVVNQAYFSDYFLSYRLDAGLDELYKRWDAAERKGDRTARSRVRGLSNAFDKFRVDAALTSPDGETDDGRLDLGILSTDSVEALRDLNDEVLLALGWMPNRDEVVTLTSGDKTLEIPTAHVCETSTGLLLLALDGVFATDPSTVVATKTAPAGTLLDPVRVGGKAEGRTALEAAQLIFTADDPPNYLLITSGGSITLLDRDRWGEGVLLAANLDNAVARNDDRAKGELSAIAALFSADAIDPDEDAQSILTALLDKAANESAGVSKELRHGVRRSVELLANAVVRDIRHRQKGAWRQIDPDDLTLQSLRYLYRVIVLLFAEARPELGILPVDDPDYQAGYSLARLRETALTELHDDRARESTHLQQSLAVLFRLVNDGYEPEATLEIDARGLTFPGLGSTLFSERACPLLDRSRITDETLQQVLANLCFSKEQRGRSRQALSYATLGINQLGAVYEGLMAYKGFLATEELFEIANDGDPDNGSWVIPVDRAKEFPDDVFLVEGAEGQERPVRYREGDFVFRLSGRDRQRSASYYTPEVLTEFTVRHTLDVYWEEHPDLAAADVLELTVCEPALGSGAFLNEAIIQLAERYLKAAQDEAGEIIDPDQYQLELQKTKAHFAINQCYGVDLNPTAVELAEVSLWLNCMYPGLRAPHFGARLRRGNSLIGARRAVYTVEQAKKQPWKGTNRKPAVAPTEFPFDDVPLGEASGIHHFLLPGEGWGIAASAGELKGVGGKHPRPGLAEQWSETVRAWRKRAHAVPTKHQLDRLQALARRVDRAWATAAQDGRNYLRANSRAVNLWGRNSAKLPSGGSGRFNDPEGPSARLRLLMDAWCALWMWGPANGSLLPSVDAWIEAGELLLGQPDSADTGELFTPNELADGTLESVESFGRASVVEVIQRHPWLRECRNIAADQAFFHWELEQPTVFDGGGFELQVGNPPWVRPRWSDDFVLAEYDPFFGVAPSITQEQRIERRGVVLAAPAARKQYMTELAENEGLNDLLGAGSREPLLVGQQNNLYLLFITNSWRRQASGGVTALLHPEGFLSDPKAAELRATAYRRYRRHYHFINELMLFAEISDTREYGVHVYSSEREDPSFTQAAFLYHPSVVDRSIGHDGTGELPGRKLPAGGWDLRPHAERFVEVDAGTLSSWAALLAYSEPPSSPVIKNVTSAEAAAAEALGRHSHRLGSQGLFWTRGVEESAAERAGLLEQRTDRPAAWTDVVLQGPHFGISNPFQKEPRLSGLHQQDYDEIDLNELSESHIPRTNWQRKASRSALATSLETWDGIPYSESFRAIVRKRIPSNTYRSLFVSLCPRGPIATNICYFGGYADETDTALLVGVLSGLLSDFFIRITDTTDVTEGVIGRLPAMRKESTFSAPVLHRVARLNCLTDDFADLWSSLHSEHWTEDDFADSARATRSIASPPTTWDMGVPVRTDLDRWLLLTELDALGALVLGVDPAGLTAVYNSQFPVLRAYEHQMVFDAKGRQLCGDWHQHGFLQAQLEAQAKEEGTRGWVRVWDRVSAYLGGDRDVDLGPFEPPFTSADRVEAMTSAYDVFVERYGLDPATPSGLAS; encoded by the coding sequence TTGGCGCGCTTGTTCCGAGGAACTGACATGGCTCCTCGGACAAATAAGGCAGCGTCGGCTGAGAAGAGCCTGCCCTCGGTCGTCAACCAGGCCTACTTCAGTGACTACTTCCTTTCGTACCGACTCGACGCCGGTCTCGACGAGCTCTATAAGCGATGGGACGCCGCCGAACGCAAGGGGGACCGTACGGCGAGAAGTCGCGTTCGCGGTCTCTCCAACGCCTTCGACAAGTTTCGGGTCGATGCCGCCCTCACGTCGCCCGATGGCGAGACGGACGACGGACGACTCGATCTCGGTATTTTGTCGACTGACTCGGTTGAGGCGCTCCGCGACCTCAACGACGAGGTGTTGCTGGCTCTGGGCTGGATGCCGAATCGCGACGAGGTAGTGACGCTGACGTCCGGCGACAAGACGCTCGAGATTCCAACTGCCCACGTCTGTGAGACATCAACCGGCCTATTGCTCCTCGCTCTTGACGGGGTCTTCGCCACGGACCCCTCGACGGTCGTCGCTACCAAGACGGCTCCGGCTGGAACGCTGCTCGACCCCGTGCGAGTTGGGGGCAAGGCGGAAGGACGAACCGCCCTCGAAGCAGCTCAGCTCATCTTTACCGCCGACGACCCCCCGAACTACCTCCTCATTACTTCAGGAGGGTCGATCACACTGCTCGATCGCGATCGATGGGGGGAGGGCGTCCTTCTTGCCGCCAACCTCGACAACGCAGTTGCACGGAACGATGACCGAGCGAAAGGTGAACTGTCTGCGATCGCCGCCCTGTTCAGTGCTGACGCCATCGATCCCGATGAGGACGCCCAGTCGATTCTCACTGCACTTCTCGACAAGGCCGCCAATGAGTCGGCCGGAGTCTCGAAGGAGCTGCGACATGGCGTCCGACGCAGCGTCGAACTCCTCGCCAATGCCGTCGTGAGGGACATCCGCCACCGGCAGAAGGGCGCATGGCGACAGATCGATCCCGACGACCTCACCCTCCAGAGTCTCCGCTACCTCTACCGAGTGATCGTGCTCTTGTTCGCCGAAGCTCGTCCCGAGCTTGGCATCCTCCCCGTTGACGACCCGGACTACCAGGCCGGATACAGCCTGGCCAGGCTCCGCGAAACCGCCCTCACCGAGCTTCATGATGATCGAGCTCGTGAAAGTACCCATCTCCAGCAGTCGCTAGCGGTCCTGTTCCGCCTCGTCAACGACGGGTATGAGCCTGAAGCGACCTTGGAGATCGATGCTCGAGGATTGACCTTCCCTGGTCTGGGGTCGACGCTGTTCTCCGAGCGAGCCTGCCCGCTGCTCGACCGTTCCAGGATCACCGACGAAACACTGCAGCAGGTACTCGCCAACCTCTGCTTCTCGAAGGAACAGCGCGGTCGTAGCCGGCAGGCCCTGAGCTACGCGACCCTTGGCATCAATCAATTGGGCGCGGTGTACGAGGGCCTCATGGCCTACAAGGGGTTCCTCGCGACTGAGGAGCTCTTCGAGATTGCCAATGATGGCGACCCTGACAACGGCTCTTGGGTCATCCCGGTCGACCGGGCCAAGGAGTTCCCCGACGACGTGTTTCTCGTCGAGGGAGCGGAGGGGCAGGAGCGACCTGTCCGGTATCGTGAAGGCGATTTTGTGTTCCGGTTATCTGGCCGAGACCGTCAGCGGTCAGCCAGCTACTACACACCCGAGGTACTCACTGAGTTCACCGTCCGCCATACCCTCGACGTGTACTGGGAGGAACATCCCGACTTGGCTGCCGCTGACGTTCTCGAGCTCACCGTGTGTGAGCCAGCGCTCGGCAGCGGCGCGTTCCTCAACGAAGCGATCATCCAGCTCGCCGAGCGTTATCTCAAGGCAGCCCAAGACGAGGCGGGCGAGATTATCGACCCCGATCAGTACCAGCTCGAACTACAGAAGACGAAGGCCCACTTCGCCATCAACCAGTGCTATGGCGTCGACCTCAACCCCACTGCGGTCGAGCTCGCTGAGGTCAGCTTGTGGCTGAACTGCATGTACCCCGGGCTCCGTGCTCCCCACTTTGGCGCCCGGCTCCGTCGTGGCAACAGCTTGATCGGTGCCCGCCGCGCCGTATACACCGTCGAGCAGGCGAAGAAGCAGCCGTGGAAAGGGACGAACCGCAAGCCTGCCGTCGCTCCGACCGAATTTCCCTTTGACGATGTCCCACTCGGCGAGGCATCCGGGATCCATCACTTCCTTCTCCCGGGCGAAGGATGGGGCATAGCTGCGTCCGCCGGCGAGCTTAAGGGTGTCGGCGGTAAGCATCCCAGGCCAGGGCTGGCGGAGCAGTGGTCCGAGACCGTTCGGGCCTGGCGCAAGCGGGCCCACGCCGTGCCGACCAAACACCAGCTCGACCGGTTGCAGGCCCTCGCTCGGCGTGTGGACCGAGCGTGGGCGACCGCCGCTCAAGATGGACGGAATTACCTGCGGGCGAACTCTCGCGCTGTCAACCTCTGGGGCAGGAACTCGGCCAAGTTGCCGTCAGGTGGAAGCGGCAGGTTCAACGATCCAGAAGGTCCGTCTGCTCGACTCCGACTCCTCATGGACGCATGGTGCGCGCTCTGGATGTGGGGTCCGGCGAACGGATCATTGCTGCCCAGCGTCGATGCGTGGATTGAGGCCGGCGAGCTCCTTCTGGGGCAGCCGGACTCGGCAGACACAGGCGAGCTGTTCACGCCGAACGAGCTTGCCGATGGGACCCTTGAGTCGGTCGAGAGTTTCGGGCGGGCCTCGGTGGTGGAGGTCATTCAACGTCACCCATGGCTACGGGAGTGCCGGAACATCGCAGCTGACCAAGCGTTCTTTCACTGGGAGCTTGAGCAGCCGACTGTGTTCGATGGTGGCGGATTCGAGCTCCAGGTCGGGAACCCGCCCTGGGTGCGGCCCCGATGGTCGGATGATTTCGTGCTCGCAGAGTACGACCCGTTTTTTGGTGTAGCGCCGTCGATCACGCAAGAGCAACGGATTGAACGCCGCGGCGTCGTGCTCGCTGCCCCAGCTGCCCGCAAGCAGTACATGACGGAGCTCGCCGAGAACGAAGGTCTCAACGATCTGCTGGGTGCAGGGTCCCGCGAACCGCTCCTTGTCGGACAACAGAACAACCTGTACCTGCTCTTCATCACCAACTCCTGGCGTCGACAGGCCAGCGGCGGTGTGACAGCGCTGCTTCATCCAGAGGGCTTCTTGAGCGACCCGAAGGCAGCGGAACTTCGTGCGACGGCATACCGGCGTTACCGGCGTCACTACCACTTCATCAACGAACTCATGCTGTTCGCAGAGATCAGCGATACGCGTGAGTACGGGGTCCACGTCTACTCATCTGAGCGGGAGGATCCGTCGTTTACGCAGGCAGCGTTTCTGTATCACCCGTCAGTCGTCGATCGCAGCATCGGACACGACGGTACCGGAGAGCTTCCCGGTCGCAAGCTGCCTGCGGGGGGCTGGGACCTTCGGCCACACGCAGAACGGTTTGTCGAGGTCGACGCTGGCACGCTTTCGTCCTGGGCAGCACTCCTGGCCTACAGCGAGCCGCCTTCATCGCCGGTTATCAAGAACGTAACGTCAGCTGAGGCTGCGGCAGCCGAGGCCCTTGGCAGACATTCGCACAGGCTCGGATCTCAGGGCCTTTTCTGGACACGCGGAGTCGAGGAGTCTGCGGCCGAGCGCGCAGGGCTACTTGAGCAACGGACGGACCGGCCCGCTGCATGGACAGACGTCGTTCTTCAGGGCCCACATTTCGGTATCTCCAATCCGTTCCAGAAGGAGCCCAGGCTAAGTGGGCTGCATCAGCAGGACTACGACGAGATTGATCTCAACGAGCTTTCAGAGTCACACATTCCACGGACAAATTGGCAACGCAAGGCAAGCAGGTCAGCGTTGGCGACATCGCTTGAAACGTGGGATGGCATTCCATACTCGGAGAGCTTCCGAGCCATAGTACGAAAGCGCATTCCTTCCAACACGTACCGATCGCTGTTTGTGTCACTCTGCCCGCGTGGGCCGATCGCTACCAATATCTGTTACTTCGGGGGTTACGCAGACGAGACCGACACCGCCCTGCTTGTCGGCGTTTTGTCGGGATTGCTTTCCGACTTCTTCATCCGAATTACCGATACCACCGACGTGACCGAAGGCGTAATTGGGCGACTTCCGGCGATGCGAAAGGAAAGTACGTTCTCGGCGCCTGTGCTCCACCGCGTGGCCCGGCTCAACTGCCTGACCGACGACTTCGCTGATCTCTGGAGCTCGCTACATTCCGAGCATTGGACCGAGGACGATTTCGCCGATAGTGCACGTGCCACCCGCTCTATCGCCTCGCCTCCAACTACCTGGGACATGGGCGTTCCGGTCCGGACAGACCTTGACAGGTGGCTGCTTCTCACCGAGCTTGATGCACTCGGGGCACTTGTGCTGGGAGTCGACCCGGCTGGGTTGACCGCCGTCTACAACTCCCAGTTCCCAGTGCTGCGTGCCTACGAGCATCAGATGGTGTTCGACGCTAAAGGTCGACAGCTCTGCGGCGACTGGCACCAGCACGGATTTCTTCAGGCGCAGCTTGAAGCACAGGCCAAGGAGGAAGGAACCCGGGGATGGGTCAGGGTGTGGGACCGGGTCTCTGCTTACCTCGGGGGAGATCGCGACGTTGATCTCGGGCCGTTCGAACCGCCCTTCACTTCTGCCGATCGGGTCGAAGCGATGACGAGTGCCTACGACGTCTTCGTCGAACGATATGGCCTCGACCCGGCGACACCCAGTGGTTTGGCGTCGTGA